In the genome of Vanacampus margaritifer isolate UIUO_Vmar chromosome 1, RoL_Vmar_1.0, whole genome shotgun sequence, one region contains:
- the thbs1a gene encoding thrombospondin-1 has product MMLRGIFLLLMLWSCEGAILAESRDDNSVYDLFDLVRVDKRHNGVTLVKGADPYSPAYKILNADLIPPVPDNSFGDLIDSIQLERGFILLVNLKQSKRNRGSLLTIEKKDGSGPVLEIISNGKANTLDVFYSTGDHQQLVSIEEPNLATGHWKNITLFFQDDRVKLFVGCDEINVSEMDEPIQKVLSQELVDIARLRIGKGATRDKFMGVLQNVRFVFGASLETILRNKGCENGAVLTDVLTLGNPMNGSSPAIRTDYTGHKTKDLQSFCGLSCEDIAGLFKELRGLGVVVKHVTNELRRVSEVSASIQEQIKNHGSVCIHNGIVHQDREEWTVDDCTECTCQNSATICRKISCPLIPCTNGTVPEGECCPRCGNPSDSAEDDWSPWSQWTRCSVTCGRGIQQRGRSCDRINSNCEGTSVQTRDCFPQECDKRFKQDGGWSHWSPWSSCSVTCGEGVITRIRLCNSPTPQMGGMDCQGEGRQTEICQKSPCPIDGGWGPWSPWDTCTVTCNGGIQNRKRLCSDPVPKYGGKDCVGDATMSQVCNKQDCPIDGCLSNPCFPGSKCFSFPDGSFKCGKCPLGYKGDGVTCKDIDECKEVPDACYTHNAVHRCENTEPGYNCQACPARYSGPQPFGRGVEQATAKKQVCKPRNPCQDGSHNCNKNANCIYLGVFSESMFRCECKPGYAGNGFICGEDTDLDGWPNSNLLCVTNATYHCKKDNCPNLPNSGQEDHDKDGQGDECDYDDDNDGIPDDRDNCPRVYNPAQYDADRDDIGDSCDNCIFESNTDQTDTDNNGEGDACAVDIDGDGVLNENDNCPYVYNVDQRDTDRDGVGDHCDNCPLEHNPDQTDSDSDLVGDKCDNNQDIDEDGHQNNLDNCPYIPNANQADHDKDGKGDACDHDDDNDGIPDDKDNCRLAFNPDQLDSDGDGRGDVCKDDFDQDKIPDIYDVCPENFAISETDFRRFQMVPLDPKGTSQIDPNWVVRHQGKELVQTVNCDPGIAVGYDEFNAVDFSGTFFVNTDRDDDFAGFVFGYQSSSRFYSVMWKQITQTYWSDVPTKAQGYAGLSIKVINSTTGPGEHLRNALWHTGDTPGQVRTLWYDPKKIGWKDFTAYRWHLIHRPKSGLIRVVMYEGKRIMADSGNIYDKTYAGGRLGLYVFSQEMVYFSDLKYECKDA; this is encoded by the exons ATGATGCTGCGTGGCATCTTCCTGTTGTTGATGCTTTGGAGTTGCGAGGGTGCGATATTGGCAG AGAGTCGCGATGACAACAGCGTTTACGACTTATTTGATCTGGTGCGGGTCGACAAGAGGCACAATGGAGTCACCTTAGTCAAAGGGGCCGACCCATACAGCCCGGCGTACAAGATTTTGAACGCAGACCTGATCCCCCCCGTCCCCGACAACTCCTTCGGGGATCTAATCGACTCCATCCAGTTGGAGAGGGGCTTCATCCTCCTGGTCAACCTAAAGCAGTCCAAGAGGAACAGGGGAAGCCTTCTGACCATTGAGAAGAAAGACGGCTCGGGTCCCGTGTTGGAGATCATCTCCAACGGCAAAGCCAACACCTTAGACGTCTTTTACTCCACCGGTGACCATCAGCAGCTGGTGTCCATCGAGGAGCCAAATTTAGCGACGGGACACTGGAAGAACATCACGCTCTTCTTCCAGGATGACCGCGTGAAACTCTTTGTGGGCTGCGATGAAATCAACGTGTCCGAGATGGACGAGCCCATCCAGAAAGTGTTGTCCCAAGAGCTGGTGGACATCGCCAGGCTCAGAATTGGCAAGGGAGCAACTAGGGACAAATTCATG ggaGTGCTTCAGAATGTGAGATTTGTCTTTGGGGCGTCCCTGGAGACCATTCTGAGAAATAAAGGATGCGAAAATGGAG CTGTCTTGACTGACGTGCTGACACTGGGAAACCCAATGAATGGCTCCAGCCCTGCCATCAGGACCGATTACACTGGCCACAAAACCAAAG ATCTACAGTCATTCTGCGGCCTCTCCTGCGAGGACATCGCGGGCCTGTTCAAGGAGCTGCGAGGCCTCGGCGTGGTAGTGAAGCACGTGACCAACGAGCTGCGGAGAGTG tctgaGGTCAGCGCCAGCATTCAAGAGCAAATCAAGAACCACGGCAGTGTTTGCATCCACAATGGGATCGTGCACCAGGACAGAGAAGAGTGGACCGTGGATGACTGCACTGAGTGTACCTGCCAG AACTCTGCCACCATATGTCGAAAAATCTCCTGCCCTCTGATTCCCTGCACCAACGGCACCGTGCCAGAGGGCGAGTGCTGCCCCCGATGTGGAAATC CAAGTGACTCTGCTGAGGACGACTGGTCCCCCTGGTCTCAGTGGACCCGTTGCTCGGTGACTTGTGGTCGGGGCATCCAGCAGCGTGGACGCTCTTGCGATCGCATCAATAGTAATTGTGAGGGCACCTCAGTCCAAACCCGGGACTGTTTCCCTCAGGAATGTGACAAACGCT TCAAACAAGATGGAGGTTGGAGCCATTGGTCTCCCTGGTCCTCGTGCTCTGTGACCTGTGGGGAGGGGGTCATCACTCGCATACGCCTCTGCAACTCTCCGACACCCCAGATGGGTGGCATGGACTGCCAGGGAGAGGGACGCCAAACTGAAATCTGCCAAAAGTCACCATGTCCCA TCGATGGCGGTTGGGGACCTTGGTCACCGTGGGACACGTGCACGGTTACATGTAACGGAGGCATCCAGAACCGCAAACGTCTGTGTTCTGATCCCGTTCCCAAATACGGCGGAAAGGACTGTGTTGGTGACGCCACCATGTCTCAAGTGTGCAACAAACAGGACTGTCCCATCG ACGGTTGCCTCTCCAACCCATGCTTCCCCGGCTCAAAGTGTTTCAGCTTTCCCGATGGCTCCTTCAAGTGTGGCAAGTGTCCGCTGGGCTACAAAGGAGACGGTGTCACCTGCAAGGACATTGATGAGTGCAAGGAGGTCCCCGATGCTTGCTATACACACAACGCAGTCCATCGCTGTGAGAACACAGAGCCAGGTTACAACTGCCAGGCATGCCCTGCTCGTTACTCCGGCCCTCAGCCCTTTGGAAGAGGAGTGGAACAGGCCACTGCGAAAAAACAG gtttGCAAACCACGTAACCCATGCCAGGATGGTAGCCACAACTGCAACAAAAACGCCAACTGCATTTACTTGGGCGTCTTCTCTGAGTCCATGTTCCGCTGTGAGTGCAAGCCGGGCTATGCTGGCAATGGCTTTATCTGTGGAGAGGATACTGACCTGGATGGGTGGCCCAACTCTAACCTCTTATGTGTGACCAATGCTACATACCACTGCAAGAAG gATAACTGCCCCAACCTCCCCAATTCTGGTCAGGAAGATCATGACAAGGATGGCCAGGGTGATGAATGTGACTACGATGATGACAATGATGGCATCCCTGATGATAGG GACAACTGCCCGAGAGTGTACAACCCCGCCCAGTATGATGCAGACAGGGATGATATTGGTGACAGTTGTGACAACTGCATTTTTGAGTCCAACACTGACCAGACCGACACTGACAATAACGGAGAGGGGGATGCCTGCGCTGTGGATATTGACGGTGATG GCGTTCTGAATGAGAATGACAACTGCCCATATGTTTACAATGTGGACCAGAGGGATACAGATCGGGACGGGGTGGGAGACCACTGCGATAACTGCCCTCTCGAGCACAACCCTGATCAG ACTGACTCAGACTCGGATCTCGTGGGAGACAAGTGCGACAACAACCAGGACATTGATGAAGATGGCCACCAGAACAATTTGGACAACTGTCCTTACATACCAAATGCCAACCAGGCAGATCACGACAAGGATGGCAAGGGTGACGCCTGCGACCACGATGACGACAATGATGGTATTCCCGATGACAAGGACAATTGCAGGCTGGCCTTTAACCCCGATCAGCTGGACTCGGATG GCGATGGCCGAGGCGATGTGTGCAAAGACGATTTCGACCAAGACAAGATCCCGGACATTTATGACGTTTGCCCGGAGAACTTTGCCATCAGTGAAACCGACTTCCGCCGTTTCCAGATGGTTCCTCTCGATCCTAAAGGAACTTCTCAGATTGATCCCAATTGGGTTGTCAGACATCAGGGCAAGGAGTTGGTACAGACTGTCAACTGCGACCCAGGCATTGCCGTTG GTTATGATGAGTTCAACGCTGTGGACTTCAGCGGAACCTTCTTTGTCAACACAGACCGAGATGACGACTTTGCTGGTTTTGTGTTTGGCTACCAGTCAAGCTCTCGATTCTACTCGGTCATGTGGAAGCAGATCACACAGACATACTGGTCTGACGTACCCACGAAGGCTCAAGGCTACGCGGGCCTGTCCATCAAAGTGATCAACTCCACCACCGGCCCTGGTGAGCACCTGAGGAATGCGCTGTGGCACACCGGAGACACACCAGGACAG GTTCGCACTCTGTGGTACGACCCTAAGAAGATCGGCTGGAAAGACTTCACCGCTTACAGATGGCACCTGATCCATAGACCAAAGAGTGGACTTATCAG AGTTGTGATGTACGAGGGCAAGAGAATCATGGCCGACTCCGGAAACATCTACGACAAAACCTATGCTGGAGGACGACTAGGGTTGTACGTCTTCTCTCAGGAGATGGTTTACTTCTCCGACCTTAAATATGAATGTAAAG ATGCGTAA